A genomic region of Raphanus sativus cultivar WK10039 chromosome 6, ASM80110v3, whole genome shotgun sequence contains the following coding sequences:
- the LOC130496793 gene encoding protein EXPORTIN 1B, which translates to MAAEKLLDLSQPIDVALLDATVGAFYSTGSKDERAAADNILRELKANPDTWLQVVHILQSTKSTHTKYFALQVLEGVIKYRWNALPVEQRDGMKNYISEVIVQLSGDEGSFRSERLYVNKLNVILVQIVKHEWPGKWRSFIPDLVKAAKTSETICENCMAILKLLSEEVFDFSRGEMTQQKIKELKESLNSEFLLIHELCLYVLSASKRPELIRATLSALHAYLSWIPLGYIFESPLLETLLKFFPEPAYRNLALQCLSEVAALDCGDFYNGQYVKMYSIFMGQLQAMLPLDINIPEAYSNGSDEEQAFIQNLALFFTSFFKSHIKVLESAPEIVSLLLVGLGYLINISYVDDTEVFKVCLDYWNSLVSELFTLHHHVGHPGLTPSLFGLQMACLPRTAGSIKPEVTERQKLYADPLSKLRGLMISRMAKPEEVIIVEDENGNIVRETMKDNDVLVQYKIMRETLIYLSHLGHEDTERQMLSKLSKQLSGEEWTWNNLNTLCWAIGSISGSMDVDQENRFLVMVIRDLLSLCEIIKGKDNKAVIASNIMYVVGQYSRFLRAHWKFLKTVVHKLFEFMHETHPGVQDMACDTFLKIVQKCRRKFVILQVGEKEPFVSELLSGLVTIVGDLEPHQIHTFYESVGSMILSETDPQKRSEYIQRLMDLPNQKWTEIIGQARQNADILKDPDMIRTVLSILQTNTRVATSLGTYFLSQISLIFLDMLNVYRMYSELVSSNIAEGGPYASRTSVVKLLRSVKREILKLIETFLDKAEYQPHIGKQFVPPMMDPVLGDYARNVPDARESEVLSLFATIINKYKVNMQDEVPRIFEAVFQCTLEMITKNFEDYPEHRLKFFSLLRAIATYCFPALVQLSSEQLKLVMDSVIWAFRHTERNIAETGLNLLLELLKKFQKSDFSNQFYRTYFMQIEQEIFAVLTDTFHKPGFKLHVLVLQHLFSLVESKSLTEPLWDASTVLQQYPNNAAFVLEYTIKLLSSSFPNMTTSEVTQFVNGLYESRSDIARFKENIRDFLVQSKEFSAQDNKDLYAEEAAAQIERDIQKMLLVPGLVAPNEIQDDMADS; encoded by the exons ATGGCTGCCGAGAAGTTACTGGACTTGAGTCAGCCTATCGACGTCGCTTTGCTCGACGCCACCGTTGGGGCCTTCTACTCAACAGGATCTAAAGATGAA agAGCTGCTGCGGATAATATCCTGCGGGAATTGAAAGCCAACCCTGACACCTGGCTTCAAGTGGTTCACATTTTACAAAGCACCAAGAGTACACATACCAAGTACTTTGCTCTTCAG GTGCTAGAAGGTGTTATCAAATACAGGTGGAATGCCTTACCCGTTGAACAACGTGATGGAATGAAGAATTACATCTCTGAAGTCATCGTCCAG CTCTCAGGGGATGAAGGATCTTTCAGATCGGAAAGGCTTTATGTCAACAAGTTAAATGTCATTCTCGTTCAG ATCGTGAAACATGAGTGGCCTGGGAAGTGGAGGAGCTTTATTCCTGATTTAGTTAAAGCTGCTAAAACTAGCGAGACTATCTGTGAGAATTGCATGGCTATTTTGAAG CTCCTGAGCGAAGAGGTCTTTGATTTCTCAAGAGGAGAGATGACTCAGCAGAAGATTAAGGAGCTGAAAGAGTCCCTAAACAG CGAGTTTCTACTCATTCATGAGTTGTGCCTATATGTTCTCTCAGCTTCCAAAAGACCAGAGCTTATACGTGCTACGCTCTCTGCATTGCATGCCTATCTTTCTTGGATTCCGCTTGGCTATATATTCGAGTCACCCTTg CTGGAGACCCTCCTTAAATTCTTCCCTGAGCCAGCATATAGGAATCTCGCTCTTCAATGTCTGTCAGAG GTTGCAGCTCTTGATTGTGGGGACTTCTACAATGGGCAATATGTCAAGATGTACAGCATTTTCATGGGACAGTTGCAG GCAATGCTTCCTTTAGATATCAATATCCCAGAGGCATATTCAAATGGAAGTGACGAGGAACAG GCTTTTATCCAGAACTTGGCACTGTTTTTCACTTCATTTTTCAAG TCACATATAAAAGTCCTAGAATCTGCACCCGAGATTGTTTCTTTACTACTTGTTGGTCTCGGATATCTCATTAACATTTCATATGTTGATGACACTGAAGTATTCAAG GTTTGTTTGGACTATTGGAATTCACTAGTTTCGGAGTTATTTACGTTGCATCATCATGTCGGCCACCCTGGTCTAACTCCAAGTCTGTTTGGATTGCAA ATGGCTTGCCTTCCGCGTACGGCTGGTAGCATCAAACCGGAAGTCACAGAGCGACAAAAACTTTATGCTGATCCATTGTCAAAATTAAGGGGGCTCATGATTAGTCGTATGGCTAAGCCTGAAGAAGTGATaattgttgaagatgaaaatggGAATATAGTCCGTGAAACTATGAAGGATAATGATGTTCTTGTCCAATATAAG ATAATGCGGGAGACATTAATCTACCTCTCGCACCTTGGTCATGAAGATACTGAAAGACAG ATGTTGAGTAAGCTAAGCAAACAGTTGAGTGGGGAGGAATGGACATGGAACAATCTGAACACTTTATGCTGGGCTATTGGATCTATTTCTGGTTCCATGGATGTTGACCAG GAAAACAGATTTCTGGTGATGGTTATTCGTGATTTGTTAAGTTTATGTGAAATCATCAAGGGAAAAGACAATAAAGCTGTTATTGCAAGCAACATCAT GTATGTTGTTGGACAGTACTCGAGGTTCTTAAGGGCTCACTGGAAGTTTCTGAAAACAGTTGTTCATAAGCTGTTTGAATTCATGCATGAGACACATCCTGGTGTTCAG GACATGGCGTGTGATACATTCTTGAAAATTGTTCAAAAATGCAGGCGCAAATTCGTTATTCTTCAG gtTGGAGAGAAGGAGCCATTTGTATCTGAACTTCTGTCAGGCCTTGTTACTATTGTTGGAGATCTTGAGCCTCATCAGATTCACACTTTTTATGAATCT gtcGGTAGTATGATCCTGTCAGAAACAGATCCTCAGAAGAGGAGTGAATATATACAGAGGTTGATGGATCTCCCGAATCAG AAATGGACAGAAATTATAGGCCAAGCACGTCAGAATGCAGATATCCTCAAAGACCCAGATATGATACGTACTGTGCTTAGTATCCTCCAG ACAAATACGAGAGTTGCAACTTCACTAGGAACATATTTCTTATCTCAAATCTCGTTGATCTTTTTGGATATGCTGAATGTTTATAG AATGTACAGTGAACTCGTGTCAAGCAACATTGCTGAAGGTGGCCCGTATGCTTCGAGGACATCTGTTGTTAAACTTCTAAG ATCTGTTAAGAGAGAAATCCTTAAGTTGATAGAAACTTTTCTAGACAAAGCTGAATACCAGCCACACATTGGCAAACAGTTTGTTCCACCGATGATGGATCCAGTTCTTGGTGACTATGCAAGAAATGTTCCCGATGCAAGGGAGTCCGAAGTTTTATCACTCTTCGCAACAATAATAAACAA GTACAAGGTTAATATGCAAGATGAAGTGCCTCGCATTTTTGAAGCTGTTTTCCAGTGCACTTTGGAG ATGATCACTAAGAACTTTGAAGATTATCCAGAGCACCGCCTCAAGTTTTTCTCGTTACTTCGTGCTATTGCGACTTATTGTTTCCCTGCCTTGGTACAGTTGTCAAGTGAG CAACTGAAGCTAGTGATGGATTCAGTTATCTGGGCGTTTAGGCATACCGAAAGAAACATCGCTGAAACAGGGCTGAATCTCTTGCTGGAGCTGCTGAAAAAGTTTCAG AAGTCTGACTTCTCTAACCAATTCTACCGGACGTACTTTATGCAAATTGAGCAAGAAATATTCGCCGTCTTGACCGATACCTTCCACAAGCCTGGGTTCAAGCTTCATGTGTTGGTGCTACAACATCTATTTTCCCTG GTTGAGAGCAAATCTTTGACGGAACCTCTGTGGGATGCTTCAACAGTACTTCAGCAATACCCAAACAATGCTGCCTTTGTTCTTGAATACACCATCAAGCTTCTAAGCTCATCATTCCCAAATATGACTACATCTGAG GTGACGCAATTTGTGAATGGACTTTACGAGTCGAGAAGTGACATTGCGAGATTTAAAGAGAACATACGAGACTTCCTTGTACAATCCAAAGAGTTTTCTGCTCAG gATAACAAAGATCTATATGCTGAAGAAGCTGCAGCTCAAATTGAGAGAGATATACAAAAGATGCTTTTGGTTCCTGGACTTGTTGCTCCTAACGAGATTCAAGACGACATGGCTGATTCATAA